The Geobacter sp. AOG2 genome includes a window with the following:
- a CDS encoding FmdB family zinc ribbon protein, giving the protein MPVYEYCCSACNHQFELRQKFSDPPASECPKCGGAVQKMISATAFSLKGDGWFAQGYCPKTEAPKPAACAGGGCCGGK; this is encoded by the coding sequence ATGCCTGTTTACGAATATTGCTGTTCTGCCTGCAACCATCAGTTTGAACTTCGCCAAAAATTTTCCGATCCACCAGCCAGCGAATGCCCCAAGTGCGGTGGAGCCGTACAAAAAATGATATCGGCCACGGCCTTCAGCCTTAAAGGGGACGGGTGGTTCGCCCAGGGGTACTGCCCCAAGACAGAAGCCCCCAAACCTGCGGCCTGCGCAGGAGGCGGCTGTTGCGGAGGGAAGTAA